The Spodoptera frugiperda isolate SF20-4 chromosome 25, AGI-APGP_CSIRO_Sfru_2.0, whole genome shotgun sequence genome includes the window gcgcggaacgctacgcgccgcacgcacgggtctggttctgttcgggcggtgagctacccttgctcgccgtccgcaggcccgcactggacactaattatcccaataagtggatcgggagaggcggacctgtaccgtggccagctagaagtccagacctgacccctatggatttttatgtgtgaGGGCACATGAAAAGTTTGGTGTATAATGAACCGAAcccaatacaaaatattgatgttttgagacaaaaaataattgatgcCGCTAATGAAATAAGAAGAGGTTTAACGACTGGTGTGGTAAAAAGTGGCCTACGACATAGAATGCATGTATTAGTGCGAAACAGGGGCGGACATGTGGAACATGTACTGTAAAAATAAACCTCATTTGTTACCTAtttcgattgttttattttgttatctgactcaagttaaatttgaagcttaaatatcgatattcttattactaccttgtatagggtgtcccaaaattaacgcaagatttgaattaaatagaaaacgccatttttagtcttttgatagttatatttttattgactcgtaaagtacataggatagggttatacaatgtgatagggttcggacttctaacccgttaaggctgagtactacatctaattttatggacaaaagtcgggggtcgaaggggtcgaatcccctccccctaaaaattatggctattttaatatttttcttactttatgtgatatcaaaggctgtatgcgtcgtagaaacaaaaaaaaaaaacgacaaacggtagctaataaccttggctaactaattcattacttttttcatatgtttgataatgttttggtgagaaaaaaaataatttctgaataatctttaccgaaaaaatcgctatttttcaatattttcaattggggtttcaaacccccatattacttttttgtcaataaaattagatgtagtactcagccttaacgggttagaagtcccacacctatcacattgtatatggaATAGcacatcggacaaatggcctccacggctttgttgaaatttgccatgaccattctgcataaatgtggctgaatttcgttgatgcagcgTTGAATCTCCTTCTTTAATGCACGGGTTGTGGACTTGTTGACAtacttgtgatttcaaataaccccataaaaagaagtctaatggtgttaaatcacacgatctaagaggccaattttgatcaccgaaacgagagagtacacgacctggaaatgtctttaaaatattttttaatcatgaagacacgttgttctatcgtgtaacgctccatttttaataaccctatactgtTAGATGTCGaattgcttttttttcagggttgccaacccttcactgcacaaatgggggcaaattcaaatcttgcgttaattttgggacacccgttaGTACTTCATcaatgttttggcaaagaattcaaattattccctattatgttataccttatcagaaagctgaagaattgtagatattttaacgcacatttgcagcacagttgtcatagacttttttttaaatatcccaCAAAGAAAAAcgacttatcacaaatttattaatttcttttaacattcgatcgtctgctacgactcagttggtacagttatttacagttttagtttttaaaataataaagcaactaatctactacacaaaaaagcaaaaacaaaacaaaatttagccaccaaagacaaaacaagggagaaatagccaaaaaatgggaaattttatcaaaaaagttaaaatgccgataatttgaaaacggttaagtttgggatatggggtcccatggtcaaatcagtcaggaatgatgtaaactatcacgtcttaaaggatttaggtcgacttaccctttaaccctgtatactTACCTAACTCGGAAAAATGTCCCCAATACATGTCATGCGCTGATTTACTAGTGGATACTTTGTTAGAATGTAATATTTCTACGTCCTTAGAGGTATCTATCCCTATTTGTTAATTGttatatcaaaaaaaaagaaaacacttgcttttaatatttccctgaaacataaaattttatgaagtaCAGTAAGAAATACGACGAATATATTACGAATATACCTGGCTATGTGCACTTGTGAATCAGTCATGTTTCGAATCAAAATCGAAATCTGttggaaaaaataaaacttttcgtaatatacatataaaagaataaaacaaatttatttcGAATAAAGGTTCATAAGACCCATACAATTACCATTCCCATaccacacaatacaataaaaactttaGTAACAAACCCCGTTGTTTATTGTAATTACACATTTACTAAACGAGGTATTTTTCTTCCCTCGCCCCCGGGACGTTGGCACCCCTATATATTCAGCCAGTCGATCAGATTCCCCCACCCGCCGCGGAcgtcgcgccgcgccgcgcgcctcCTGAATATCATATTtccgataacataaaaacacTCGAACAGAAGTTCCACGTTTCTTTCGGTAAGTTTACTATTTTGGATTTCTTTCGCTTAGACTATATTACTTTAGTTAATTTACGAAAGTCAAAACACTAAGCATTAGGTTCTGGTGTCCTTACTATAGAGtatctaaattataaaattaccccatttaaaaattttattagctaaataataatatgattaaaatataactaaaatattaaatgtttttttgatTAACTAACTATGTAATATATCTGATGATTATATAGTTGTTATAACATCATTACAACCTGTTGTTTTTACTCATTCTAATCATTCTATAGTCAATAAGTTTTACAATACGTTGACTACACCcacttgattattttattaataaatgaatgtcTTATTTCTAGTATTCACAAGAACATCCCCAAGAACTGATTATCACAAAATGGCGAGTGAGGAAAGAAAGGATGAAGATTTTCTGGCTAAGAATATGGAACAGCTGGATCTCCGCGACCCTGATGAAGCTCAAGCTGTAAGTAATAGATATAAGTTTCCTATTTCGTCAAAACATAGTGTTGCACAATCTAAGTTTGTACTATGTAAGTCATTTTCTGTTTTGGTGTGtaagtagttattataatttttttgtgcaacattaatataatagtgtagtttcttttttttaacgttgtccTATActaaattttctcctgtatcgtgggtgcgtttacaaacatacacttgtatgtcacatacacatgacacccagacccgaaacaacaatttgtagatcgcacaaagagttgctccgtgcgggaatcgaacccgctacgtgcaatcgtgcagtcaaagtattaGGAAGCCCATATCATTCATATAATAGAAAATCTTATGTAATAaccatgactgcctcgttggccgagtggttgcaagtgcgactgccgggcaaggggtcttgggttcgattcccgggtcgggcgattAATTACTAGgctttcttaattaattacattctttcattcaaaattacatgggacttacaacataaattgtgaaaagtgggttgtACACaggggcattacgtgccataatgtgcacctctgcttaccccttcgaggattaaaggcgtgacgatatgtatgtatgtatgtacttatgtaataattaatctacACATATAAACTCGTCATAACAAAGTAGGTCCACTGTCTATAATGTCGAATATTTGTCTTGAAATGACTCAAAGGGCAATTAGTACTATAATAAAgcgcccacgacacaggagaacatcctaGTGTGGCTGTGAGTGTTTTTgataattgaaaatgtaaatgttatttacatatttcaatattttatttatttttgtaattacattGAATACTTTGGTGGTGAAAGGCTCCATAAGCCTTTCGGTcggaacatattttattttattaaaattgtagaccacactgcaCACCATAGACTtgcttttagattttatttattaaaagcacTTAATATACCACTTTAATTATGTACTACTAGTGCTAGAAATGTATCCAGTTAATAATCGGGGTCTTTATACGACAAGGACAATTATGTGGCTTCGTTTCACTCAATCTtgtttgacataaaaaaaaaatatatgtattttgatgaaattattttttgcttgtgTCCAGGATCCAAATGACAATAATGTCAACAATGAAGCTAAACATGAGGTTGCCATAACAGAAGCCAAACCAACAATTGTCAATGACTGGATGTCACCAGTGGAGTTATACGTGAATGCTTTTAAAGCGGTGGTTACGTAAGTATCGAATATGTCGACACCAAACTCACCACTATTACATTGGtttgtaattttacacatcaagtATGTAGTACTAAAAGTGGAAGGTTGTAAATAATCATATATCAAGTTTCTTCAAACTTTggacataaaatatattcataaagtGTATGTACTTAatcttcatattttttcttattacagGCATATAGATGACGATGGCATAATGTACTTATATGACCCTATGTTAGATAAACAACGGCGCCTTATTCGtactaaactaaacttaatGCTTTATAAACGTTATAGAGGTCCTGACCCAAAAGCTTTGCGTAGAAAATATATAGTAGGAGAACCTTGCGTAGTGGTAGAAACTCGCTATAAACCCTATAGAGGGCGAATAATCCACGTGAATGAAGAAAGCGCCACATGTGTGGTGCACTATATAGATTACGGCTTTGTGAAAAGCTGCTCATatgaaaatataagaaaatatgcACCGCTCCGCCACATCCCACCGCAATCACATAAATGTGAGTTAAATCGTATACGTCCCAAAGGAAAGAAATGGGACAAAGGAACCTTAGATTTCCTTAGCAGAGCGCTTCTTAACGTAAACGATAAATGCTTTGTAAGAGTGGTAGGTGAAGAAATAAATGGCATCCGACCAATAGAACTGAGGTATGGGTCTTTGTGGGTCAATGATTACTTAGTAGATATTAATAAAGCACAATACAAAACAGGATGGATACTTGAAAAGAACGAAGAAGTAATAATCCAACAAGATGTAAGCTCAAAGGCAAAGAACGACAACTCTACAAGAACTACCTACAGAAAGTGCCAAGTTCCCGTATACCCAAAGCCAAGAGATAAAGAAGTATGATGCATGCTAGTAAATCTTACTGATATTGGTACGTTACCACTGCAATGtggtatatttaaatatttttgtgtcttCGGCCTTTATGACGTTATGGATGAAGACATGCAGATAAAATATAAGATTATGGAACCATTGCAAACTGTCTTTGAAAACAAGGCATGTATTGCACTATGCCCAAATGACCAACACTGGTATCGTGCttcaattttacaatataaCCAAGCAAAAAATCTCGTTAGAATAAGGTATATTGATTACGGGGACTCTGATGTTATCCCGGTAAGTGATACTCGAGAGATTTGTTCGGAGTGGATGTGGATACCTCCTGCCAGTTTGAATGCCAAAATGTTTGGCATGCAGTTGAACCCCGAAATGGATCTCAGTGTTGTAGTAGAACAATGCTCAAGAATATTGTTTGAAGCGGAAAATTTCAAAGCGCATATTTTGGGTTACGAAGGTTCATTGCCGTTGGTAGAGCTTAAATATATTACTGGAGAAAGCCTACAATCCGAATTTATTAAACGCgaaatttttataaattgttcaACAAGTGTTGTGAGACATAATGCGTTAATCAAAAATAACTTTGCACTCACACGTGTGAGAAATTTTAATTCAGATTTAGCTGACACGTCAGATACTGAGTAAGTATACTCATCATGTACATATCGAGACCAATTAAATTCGGTTGTTAAGCTATTACACTCTATGAACTACTACTATGGCATTGCAGCACTCATGTATAGATATTAGTTATGTCAAAAGCGCAGCGCTTCTTGCGACCCTTACCTATGTTCTTACCGTAAATTGAAGGAATTTTCAATATcgaatattatgtatttaaaaatttaatgctttacttttaatttttacattttatttcattgattcGCTAGTGTACTTTGACtgaatacattttgtaaaatagcCGAACCGAGTACCTCCTCCtgttttgaagtcggtaaaaactaTCGTTACTTTtctcatttaaaaaatctaaccTAACATAATCTCACGACAAAATCTGACCATCGTTCGTTCATGTTGGGAATTGTAACTATGTCACTGTCTATCAGATTATTATCTATCTCGCAATAAGTCACTAtcgaataaaataacttatcaaaagattataataataatttatcgtgTTATTACATTCGTATGATGGTAAACGGATCCACCAATCAGAGAATTGTTTAACTGGCCAACCTGCATAATTCAAGTCTTACCAATTTCTGGTTACAGTAATCGATTTCCATTATACACAAGTTTGTTCCGGATTAGGCCCTACTAGGCCCAGTCTGTGGCGGTTTCCTTTGATACCTAGAAGTGAAACTTATCAATAACTTGAATAAGCAACTCTAGCGTTAAAGCTGTAATCTAACTATGTACCGTATACCGTTCTAACATTTCCGATCGCTTCCCAAAAGGAGGAAGTCCTCAAGTCGGCTTTGCTCCTTGTTTATGTTACTGATGCACATCGATTATGCCGCAATTTGTGGTCGTAAATTATAAGCACATATCACGATTATTCTTAAAAGTTCATAAAGTTTTTCAAGCGTCtgaatcattataattaaaatcaatgaaCTGATATTATGTAAGGTCCAACTCGTCAATAGTTAGGAGTTTGAAGATATAGAATAGATTTGAAGATACTATTAGATAGCATTTATTAAATCTGAATAATTATGGAAGTATTTATTAAATCCGGTTATGATAGGACTTATtcattatgtaattgtataaGAGTTATTGCACTTAAATTCTCACATTGTTGTTAGCTAAGCTCATTGTCTGTGCTGTGCTTACAGACACATAGGTACATACCAAATTGAATGTTGAGGAcatctttaaaatattgaaattctgTAAACACTACAGGTTTTCATAACTCATACTTAAAAAGAAATCTTCTATTATTCTAGTTTTGTGAGTTAATTTGATTGTGGTAACACTTGTACCTTCAAATTGCTATTAAATAGTACCTAATCAAATGGTAtttaatacctatatattattattagatttaatGTTAGACTGTAGATTGTGATGTGTCTTCTCCCatgttttactttaattatgAGATCTCAATATTAATCGAATGGATGTCATACTTTACCAGACTTAATCCGA containing:
- the LOC118267396 gene encoding uncharacterized protein LOC118267396; this encodes MASEERKDEDFLAKNMEQLDLRDPDEAQADPNDNNVNNEAKHEVAITEAKPTIVNDWMSPVELYVNAFKAVVTHIDDDGIMYLYDPMLDKQRRLIRTKLNLMLYKRYRGPDPKALRRKYIVGEPCVVVETRYKPYRGRIIHVNEESATCVVHYIDYGFVKSCSYENIRKYAPLRHIPPQSHKCELNRIRPKGKKWDKGTLDFLSRALLNVNDKCFVRVVGEEINGIRPIELRYGSLWVNDYLVDINKAQYKTGWILEKNEEVIIQQDVSSKAKNDNSTRTTYRKCQVPVYPKPRDKEV